The Acetivibrio saccincola genome window below encodes:
- a CDS encoding NAD(P)-dependent malic enzyme: MTIEEEAIKVHREWKGKIEVISKVAANSKEDLSLAYTPGVAQPCLEIQKDVNLSYTYTRRWNLVAVVTDGSAVLGLGDIGPEAAMPVMEGKCVLFKTFADVDAFPLCIKSKDVDEIVNTIRLLQGSFGGINIEDISAPRCFEIERKLKEQCDIPVFHDDQHGTAIVTLAALINALKIVKKDIGDISVVINGSGAAGIATARLLMSTGLKDVILCDRKGAIYKGREGLNKEKEEIAAISNSGMKKGTLEEVIKGADVFIGVSAPGVLTKEMIKTMAEDPVIFAMANPVPEITPKEAKEAGAKVVGTGRSDFPNQINNVLAFPGIFRGALDVRASDINDQMKIAAAKAIASIVTDEELNADYIIPEPFNPKVSQEVAKEVAKAAKQSGVARI, translated from the coding sequence ATGACAATAGAAGAAGAGGCAATAAAGGTCCATAGAGAATGGAAGGGAAAAATTGAGGTCATCAGCAAAGTGGCTGCAAACAGCAAAGAGGATTTGTCTTTGGCATATACTCCAGGAGTTGCACAGCCCTGTCTTGAAATTCAAAAGGATGTAAATTTGTCTTATACATACACAAGGAGATGGAATTTAGTTGCAGTTGTTACTGACGGAAGTGCAGTTTTAGGACTTGGTGATATAGGACCGGAGGCGGCAATGCCTGTTATGGAGGGTAAATGTGTATTATTTAAAACTTTTGCAGATGTTGATGCATTTCCCCTTTGCATAAAGTCAAAGGATGTTGATGAAATAGTTAATACAATAAGGCTTTTACAGGGAAGCTTTGGGGGAATAAATATTGAAGATATTTCAGCCCCCAGATGTTTTGAAATTGAAAGAAAGCTCAAAGAACAGTGCGACATACCTGTATTTCATGATGACCAGCATGGGACGGCAATTGTGACTTTGGCTGCCCTAATTAATGCTTTAAAGATAGTAAAGAAGGACATAGGGGATATATCTGTAGTTATAAACGGTTCCGGGGCAGCAGGAATAGCAACGGCCAGGCTTTTAATGAGTACAGGACTAAAGGATGTTATTTTGTGTGACAGAAAAGGGGCTATTTATAAAGGACGAGAAGGTTTAAACAAAGAAAAAGAAGAAATAGCTGCCATTTCAAATTCTGGTATGAAAAAGGGCACACTGGAGGAAGTAATAAAGGGTGCAGATGTATTTATAGGGGTTTCAGCACCCGGGGTTTTGACAAAGGAAATGATAAAAACAATGGCAGAAGACCCGGTGATTTTTGCCATGGCAAATCCTGTTCCTGAAATAACGCCAAAAGAGGCAAAAGAAGCAGGCGCAAAAGTTGTAGGTACGGGAAGGTCAGATTTCCCAAACCAGATAAATAACGTCTTGGCTTTTCCGGGTATATTCAGGGGTGCTTTAGATGTGAGGGCAAGTGATATCAATGACCAGATGAAAATAGCTGCTGCAAAGGCAATAGCATCTATAGTAACTGATGAGGAGCTGAATGCAGATTATATTATACCTGAACCTTTCAATCCCAAGGTAAGCCAGGAGGTTGCAAAAGAAGTTGCAAAGGCGGCGAAACAATCAGGTGTAGCAAGAATATAG